Proteins found in one Vallitalea guaymasensis genomic segment:
- a CDS encoding alpha/beta fold hydrolase, translated as MPYFNYNNKRVHYIDEGKGKAIVLLAGNTASSAVYKGEIEFYSKEFRVICPDYIGYGKSDRVEKFSYDFWWVNAKMTCELMKSLGIKEWIAIGSSGGGIIAINMSIIEPHMTKGVIADSISDEYVSSELAERVYKERKEKSKEQCMFWKYAQGEDWEQIVELDTKMIYEASKKGESIFKGKLEDIKCPVLIIGSLVDEAIPSIEKAASNISSKILTSKVILYPKGNHPFMWSCSHIFRKESINFINEISSIISCY; from the coding sequence ATGCCATATTTTAATTACAATAACAAAAGAGTACACTATATTGATGAAGGGAAAGGAAAAGCTATTGTGTTACTAGCTGGAAATACAGCTTCATCGGCTGTCTATAAAGGAGAGATAGAGTTTTACTCTAAGGAGTTCAGAGTTATATGTCCTGATTATATAGGATATGGAAAGTCAGATAGAGTAGAGAAGTTTTCATATGATTTTTGGTGGGTGAATGCCAAGATGACCTGTGAATTAATGAAATCATTAGGAATAAAAGAATGGATAGCAATCGGTTCTAGTGGTGGAGGTATTATAGCTATCAATATGTCAATAATTGAGCCACATATGACCAAAGGTGTAATAGCAGATAGTATTTCTGATGAATACGTTTCTTCTGAATTAGCAGAAAGAGTATATAAAGAAAGAAAAGAAAAATCAAAAGAACAATGCATGTTTTGGAAATATGCTCAAGGAGAAGATTGGGAGCAGATAGTTGAATTAGATACCAAAATGATATATGAAGCATCAAAAAAAGGAGAAAGTATTTTTAAAGGCAAGTTAGAAGATATAAAATGCCCAGTACTTATTATTGGCAGTTTAGTAGATGAAGCAATACCAAGTATTGAAAAGGCAGCTAGCAATATATCATCAAAGATATTGACATCCAAAGTTATATTATATCCAAAAGGTAATCATCCTTTTATGTGGAGCTGTTCCCATATATTTCGTAAAGAATCAATTAACTTTATTAATGAAATAAGCTCTATTATATCATGCTATTAA
- a CDS encoding permease → MKTLKRYTFALIIIATIILLLIFNREIGLKAIKITGSNLKEMILVIPPVFVLLGLLDVWVPKETMMKYMGDKSGIKGIVLSIILGSAAAGPLYGAFPIAAVFMKKGVKFSNVLIFIGAWSTTKIPMFLFEMSALGARFAVTRLLIDIPGIIIIAFILNGLINKDEVKKIYENASSM, encoded by the coding sequence ATGAAAACTCTAAAAAGATATACCTTTGCACTAATCATCATAGCCACAATAATATTACTATTAATATTTAATAGAGAGATAGGATTAAAAGCCATAAAAATTACAGGAAGTAATCTAAAAGAAATGATTCTCGTCATACCACCTGTTTTTGTACTGTTAGGATTATTGGACGTATGGGTTCCAAAAGAGACCATGATGAAATACATGGGAGATAAATCAGGTATTAAGGGAATAGTTCTATCAATAATACTAGGTTCAGCAGCAGCAGGACCACTGTATGGTGCGTTTCCTATAGCAGCTGTATTCATGAAAAAAGGAGTAAAATTCAGTAATGTATTGATATTCATAGGGGCTTGGTCAACCACCAAAATACCTATGTTCCTATTTGAAATGTCAGCTCTAGGAGCAAGATTTGCTGTAACAAGATTACTGATAGATATTCCTGGAATTATTATAATTGCATTTATTCTAAATGGACTAATCAATAAAGATGAAGTAAAAAAAATATATGAAAATGCCAGCTCAATGTAA
- a CDS encoding permease, translating to MSSYIMYLVAVTLLIISYYKDKKKTKKALKKAWKSFNNILPQFLGVILFVGILLSIFDAEFISKIIGARSGWIGVIASAVVGAITLIPGFVAFPTAAMLLESGAGYMQIGAFISALMMVGVITAPVEIKYFGKKLTIIRNVLAFVFCFIVAYIIGKVVA from the coding sequence ATGAGTAGTTATATAATGTACCTAGTAGCTGTTACTTTACTAATTATATCCTATTATAAAGACAAGAAAAAAACCAAAAAGGCGTTAAAAAAAGCCTGGAAATCATTCAATAATATCCTTCCTCAGTTTCTAGGAGTAATACTGTTTGTCGGTATATTACTCTCTATATTTGATGCTGAGTTCATCTCCAAGATAATAGGAGCTAGATCAGGCTGGATAGGGGTCATTGCCTCAGCTGTTGTCGGAGCAATAACATTAATCCCAGGATTCGTTGCATTTCCAACTGCTGCAATGTTACTTGAAAGTGGAGCAGGATATATGCAAATAGGTGCATTCATATCAGCACTAATGATGGTAGGCGTAATCACTGCACCCGTTGAGATTAAGTACTTTGGTAAAAAACTTACCATAATAAGAAATGTACTAGCCTTTGTATTTTGTTTTATCGTCGCATATATCATTGGAAAGGTGGTGGCTTGA
- a CDS encoding TraX family protein gives MKKFNGFQIKMFMAIIMVLDHIDHIPNLISGDMASIFHIITRCVGVWFAYTAVEGFMYTRSKVKYNIRLATWAGIMFLGNKLIAYLYSSKEIIVYNNIFLTLAIGVLMLNVLYNFKNSTTLVKLVRVILSIAIFVGGIMISEGGIPMIPFMLITYYTRKNTSLRNISYLVFFVILLIFSYTPYETVELTINMMLHNCDWLFITVIPFLYMYNGERGPKNKFTKYFFYVFYPAHLWIIATIAYFVK, from the coding sequence GTGAAAAAATTTAATGGATTTCAGATAAAAATGTTCATGGCAATTATTATGGTACTTGATCACATTGATCATATTCCTAACCTGATATCTGGAGATATGGCTTCTATATTTCATATAATAACTAGGTGTGTGGGAGTATGGTTTGCTTATACTGCGGTGGAAGGTTTTATGTATACAAGAAGTAAAGTTAAATATAACATTAGATTAGCTACATGGGCAGGTATTATGTTTTTAGGTAATAAACTTATAGCTTACCTATATAGTTCCAAAGAAATTATTGTATATAATAATATTTTCCTTACCCTCGCTATTGGTGTTTTGATGTTGAATGTATTATATAACTTCAAGAATAGTACTACTCTAGTAAAATTAGTTAGAGTAATTTTAAGTATCGCTATCTTTGTTGGTGGTATTATGATTTCTGAGGGTGGTATACCTATGATACCATTCATGTTGATAACTTATTATACTAGAAAAAATACAAGTCTTAGAAATATTAGTTATTTAGTATTTTTTGTAATATTGTTAATCTTCTCGTATACACCATATGAAACAGTGGAACTAACTATTAATATGATGCTCCATAACTGTGATTGGTTATTCATAACTGTTATACCATTCTTGTATATGTACAATGGTGAAAGAGGTCCCAAAAACAAATTTACAAAGTATTTCTTTTACGTATTTTATCCTGCTCATCTATGGATTATAGCTACAATTGCATATTTTGTAAAATAA
- a CDS encoding response regulator transcription factor encodes MYKILIIEDDNKLRKELSKLLVSYGYECIYNEDFKNIIEYSLTANADLILLDINLPYYDGFHICREIRKQSNIPIIIVTSRNTDMDELMALNLGADDFITKPYNTQILLAHISTVLKRTTMNNNSQILIHKNLSLNISNSTASHQDNKIELTKNEMRILSLLIRNKETIVSRDDIMNELWQSDEFVDDNTLTVNVNRLRKKLETIGLRNFIETKRGQGYII; translated from the coding sequence ATGTATAAGATATTGATTATTGAAGATGATAATAAACTAAGAAAAGAACTTTCTAAGTTATTGGTGTCCTATGGTTATGAATGTATTTATAATGAAGATTTCAAGAATATCATTGAATACTCATTAACTGCAAATGCTGATTTGATACTTTTAGACATTAATCTTCCTTATTATGATGGATTTCATATATGTAGAGAGATAAGAAAGCAATCAAATATTCCCATCATCATAGTTACAAGTAGAAACACTGATATGGATGAATTGATGGCTCTTAACCTTGGTGCTGATGATTTTATAACAAAACCTTATAATACGCAGATTTTACTAGCACATATTTCTACGGTTTTGAAAAGAACAACCATGAATAATAATAGTCAGATTCTGATTCATAAGAATTTGTCCCTAAATATTTCCAATAGTACTGCTAGTCATCAAGATAATAAGATTGAGCTTACCAAAAATGAAATGAGAATACTTTCACTGCTAATAAGGAATAAAGAAACCATTGTATCGAGGGATGATATTATGAATGAACTTTGGCAGTCAGATGAATTTGTTGATGACAATACTCTTACTGTTAATGTCAATAGACTAAGAAAAAAACTTGAAACTATTGGATTAAGGAATTTCATTGAAACAAAGAGAGGACAAGGATATATTATATGA